A DNA window from Pseudomonas sp. GD03919 contains the following coding sequences:
- a CDS encoding AbrB/MazE/SpoVT family DNA-binding domain-containing protein, with protein MKHHLVVEDWEGDGAIRLPDDVLQEMGVDVGSTLYLLEEYVGTTRCLVLSKTPRIPDRLDELVSQWESYGEAPGNLAAKDG; from the coding sequence ATGAAACATCATTTGGTGGTCGAAGACTGGGAGGGCGATGGCGCCATTCGCTTGCCCGACGACGTTCTGCAGGAGATGGGAGTCGATGTTGGGAGTACGCTCTACTTACTTGAGGAGTACGTAGGCACTACCCGCTGCCTAGTGCTCAGTAAGACACCGCGCATTCCTGATCGCCTTGATGAGCTGGTTAGCCAATGGGAGTCTTACGGCGAAGCTCCAGGCAACTTGGCAGCCAAGGATGGATGA
- a CDS encoding TorF family putative porin, with protein MLKKLTLATAAAIAVTASSFAVAETLSSPVGDFDVSMNVGLTSDYIFRGISQTQGNGAIQGGLDVAHENGLYIGTWASNVDFGGDASVEFNYYLGFGNDITENISYDLGWIKYDYPGESALNFSEYYGSLSAYGLTVGAAYSDDFGGSDTTLYSYVYYEYALPYDVGLALQYGKYDFKDATFGNDDSYNDWSIGLSKTLVGLDFGLTYSDTSLSGSECAGFVGKDDYCDATLVVSVSKTL; from the coding sequence CGCCAGCAGCTTCGCCGTCGCCGAAACCCTCTCCAGCCCTGTTGGCGACTTCGACGTCAGCATGAACGTCGGCCTGACCTCGGACTACATCTTCCGTGGCATTTCGCAGACCCAGGGCAACGGCGCGATCCAGGGCGGTCTGGACGTGGCCCATGAAAATGGCCTGTACATTGGCACCTGGGCTTCCAACGTCGACTTCGGCGGTGACGCTTCGGTGGAGTTCAACTACTACCTGGGCTTTGGCAACGACATCACCGAGAACATTTCCTACGACCTGGGCTGGATCAAGTACGACTACCCAGGCGAGAGCGCGCTGAACTTCAGCGAGTACTACGGCAGCCTGAGCGCCTACGGCCTCACGGTCGGTGCGGCCTATTCCGATGACTTCGGCGGCAGCGACACCACCCTCTACTCCTACGTCTACTATGAGTACGCCCTGCCCTACGACGTCGGCCTGGCCCTGCAGTACGGCAAGTACGATTTCAAGGACGCCACCTTCGGCAACGACGATTCCTACAACGACTGGTCCATCGGCCTGAGCAAGACGCTGGTCGGCCTCGACTTCGGCCTGACCTACAGCGACACCAGCCTGAGCGGCAGCGAATGCGCAGGCTTCGTCGGCAAGGACGACTACTGCGACGCGACCTTAGTGGTCTCGGTTTCCAAGACCCTGTAA
- a CDS encoding helix-turn-helix domain-containing protein, with protein MEVGLAFGKVLRRRRIEAGFTQEQLALEAALQRNYVSLMERGINQPTITTLIKLAVPLGCTAAEIVDEVERLVADER; from the coding sequence GTGGAAGTCGGATTAGCGTTCGGAAAGGTCTTGCGCAGACGGCGTATTGAGGCAGGTTTCACCCAGGAGCAATTGGCCCTTGAGGCAGCATTGCAGCGTAACTACGTCAGCCTGATGGAACGGGGCATCAATCAGCCAACGATCACCACTCTTATCAAGCTGGCCGTCCCCTTGGGATGCACGGCAGCTGAGATCGTCGACGAAGTAGAACGGCTCGTGGCAGACGAACGCTGA
- a CDS encoding BPSL0761 family protein, translating into MTTPHERTRAVVQTYDFLVELSKDTSLPERVRRDARFLLRHFPSKNDMLLAGRIEEQIDTLPIGVLGPVFSSSITR; encoded by the coding sequence ATGACCACCCCCCACGAACGTACCCGCGCCGTGGTACAGACATACGACTTTCTGGTCGAGCTTTCCAAAGACACATCTTTGCCCGAACGCGTTCGGCGCGACGCTCGTTTCCTTCTACGTCATTTCCCAAGCAAGAATGACATGCTGTTGGCCGGTCGGATCGAGGAGCAAATAGATACATTGCCAATTGGAGTGCTCGGCCCCGTCTTCAGCTCATCAATTACGCGATAG
- the hrpB gene encoding ATP-dependent helicase HrpB, whose product MSYLPIEAALPPLLTALQGRDEVVLQAPPGAGKTTRVPLALLGESWLEGQSIIMLEPRRLAARAAAERMASELGEKVGETVGYRIRLESRVGPNTRIEVVTEGILSRRLQEDPSLEGVGVVIFDEFHLRTLEADLALALCLNGRELLRDESQPLKILLMSATLEGERLSRLLNDAPIVTSEGRMFPVTMVWGKPYQPGEALEPRVVQTCLQAIYDQSGSVLVFLPGQAEIRRVHEQLIEHIDGRNEVLLCPLHGELDLASQRAAIEPAPAGKRKVVLATNIAETSLTIDGVRVVIDAGMARVPRFDPVSGMTRLDTQRISRAAATQRAGRAGRLEAGVCYRLWSEAQHDQLVAYDAAEILQADLSGLALQLSRWGVKPEELAWLDVPPSASFAQACDLLSRLGALDERGVITAHGQAMAELPTHPRIAHLLLRGQALGLASLACDIAALLGEKDILRGSGADLHDRIAAMRNEPSSKANRSAVQRARLLARQFRGLLRGLASAPVADSDDAHWLGALLAFAYPDRVARQRVDGGAGYRLANGRAAQFGGPDALMKEPWLVVADLGSRQGQREERIYLAAALSPELFDTVLAEQVVQRDKIEWDEREGILKAERQRCVGELALSSEALSGLSEETRTKALTDLVRRKGLELLPWTPELRQWQARVDLVRQLDLEMQGQSEWPDLSDAALLSSLDEWLAPYLGRVSRLSHFTSLDLQSILQGLLPWPLPQKLDELAPKALKVPSGSRIAIDYSVRPPVLAVRLQELFGLAETPHIVGGRQRVLLHLLSPARRPVQVTQDLASFWANTYGEVKKDLKGRYPKHWWPEDPMDAEPTARTKPRL is encoded by the coding sequence ATGAGTTACTTGCCGATCGAGGCAGCCTTACCTCCTCTTCTGACGGCTCTTCAAGGCCGCGACGAGGTTGTCCTGCAAGCGCCTCCTGGTGCGGGTAAAACTACCCGTGTACCTCTTGCTCTTCTTGGTGAGTCATGGCTTGAAGGTCAGAGCATCATTATGCTTGAGCCCAGACGCCTGGCTGCACGTGCTGCTGCCGAGCGAATGGCTTCTGAGCTAGGCGAAAAAGTCGGCGAGACAGTTGGATATCGAATCCGTCTCGAAAGCCGAGTAGGCCCAAACACGAGAATTGAGGTGGTCACTGAAGGGATTCTGTCGCGAAGATTGCAGGAAGACCCTTCGCTCGAAGGCGTTGGTGTGGTCATATTCGACGAATTTCATCTCAGGACACTTGAGGCTGACCTAGCTCTCGCCTTGTGCCTGAACGGGCGCGAGCTGCTACGGGATGAAAGTCAGCCCCTGAAGATCCTATTGATGTCAGCCACTCTTGAGGGGGAGCGGCTTTCCAGATTGCTAAATGATGCCCCCATTGTCACCAGTGAGGGACGAATGTTTCCAGTCACTATGGTCTGGGGTAAACCTTATCAACCTGGCGAAGCTCTTGAGCCCAGAGTCGTTCAAACTTGCCTACAAGCAATTTATGATCAGAGCGGTAGCGTATTAGTATTTCTACCTGGCCAGGCTGAAATCCGTCGCGTTCACGAACAACTTATTGAGCATATTGATGGACGCAATGAGGTCTTGCTTTGTCCGCTGCATGGTGAGTTGGATCTTGCTTCTCAGAGAGCCGCTATCGAGCCAGCGCCGGCCGGCAAGCGTAAGGTGGTATTGGCCACCAATATTGCAGAGACGAGTCTGACCATTGATGGTGTGCGTGTTGTGATTGATGCAGGTATGGCCCGGGTGCCTCGCTTCGATCCTGTCAGCGGTATGACTCGTCTCGACACACAGCGGATTTCTCGCGCGGCAGCGACCCAGCGTGCCGGGCGGGCGGGACGCCTTGAAGCAGGTGTCTGTTATCGCCTCTGGTCAGAGGCTCAACATGATCAACTCGTTGCTTATGATGCCGCTGAAATCCTCCAGGCAGATCTATCTGGGTTGGCACTTCAGCTCTCTCGTTGGGGGGTTAAACCCGAAGAGCTCGCATGGCTTGATGTTCCACCATCGGCATCATTTGCTCAAGCGTGTGATCTACTTTCGCGTCTTGGGGCGCTCGATGAACGCGGTGTTATTACTGCTCACGGCCAGGCCATGGCCGAGCTGCCAACGCATCCTCGAATAGCTCATCTTCTACTTCGTGGTCAGGCTTTAGGGCTTGCTAGCCTTGCTTGCGATATAGCTGCGCTGCTGGGTGAAAAAGACATCCTTCGAGGCAGTGGCGCTGATCTTCATGACCGCATAGCAGCAATGAGAAACGAACCGTCTTCGAAGGCTAACCGCAGTGCAGTTCAGCGTGCTCGCCTTCTTGCACGGCAGTTCCGTGGGCTCCTTAGAGGTTTGGCATCAGCCCCGGTAGCTGATAGCGATGATGCGCACTGGTTGGGTGCTCTTCTAGCTTTCGCGTACCCCGACCGGGTAGCACGGCAGCGCGTTGATGGTGGTGCTGGCTACAGGCTCGCAAATGGACGGGCTGCTCAGTTCGGTGGGCCTGACGCACTAATGAAAGAGCCTTGGCTGGTAGTCGCTGATCTTGGTAGTCGTCAGGGGCAACGTGAGGAGCGTATATACCTCGCGGCTGCACTTTCCCCTGAGCTTTTCGACACTGTACTCGCTGAACAAGTGGTACAGCGTGACAAGATTGAGTGGGATGAGCGTGAAGGTATCCTCAAGGCTGAGAGGCAGCGCTGTGTTGGTGAACTGGCTCTAAGTTCGGAGGCCTTGTCTGGGCTCAGCGAAGAAACACGCACCAAGGCTTTGACTGATCTGGTTCGTCGCAAGGGACTTGAGTTGCTTCCCTGGACTCCCGAGTTGCGCCAGTGGCAAGCACGTGTGGATCTCGTTCGCCAACTGGATCTTGAGATGCAAGGCCAAAGTGAATGGCCAGACTTATCCGATGCTGCTCTGCTTTCATCGTTAGACGAATGGCTGGCTCCGTATTTGGGACGGGTTAGCCGCCTCAGCCATTTCACCAGTCTCGACCTGCAAAGTATCCTTCAGGGGCTGCTGCCCTGGCCACTTCCACAGAAGCTGGATGAGTTGGCACCAAAAGCACTGAAGGTGCCTTCGGGGTCGCGCATTGCTATCGACTATTCAGTGCGTCCTCCTGTACTAGCCGTGAGGTTGCAAGAGCTATTTGGGCTGGCTGAAACACCGCACATTGTCGGTGGTCGACAGCGTGTATTGCTGCACCTCCTGTCTCCGGCAAGGCGACCGGTGCAGGTAACTCAGGATTTGGCCAGCTTCTGGGCGAATACCTATGGTGAGGTTAAGAAAGACCTGAAAGGCAGGTATCCCAAACATTGGTGGCCTGAAGATCCTATGGACGCAGAGCCAACAGCCAGAACCAAACCGCGATTGTAA